In the Lepus europaeus isolate LE1 chromosome 18, mLepTim1.pri, whole genome shotgun sequence genome, one interval contains:
- the LOC133776914 gene encoding splicing factor 3B subunit 4-like, whose amino-acid sequence MAAGPISEWNHDATVYVGGLDEKVSEPRLWELFLQAGPVVNTHMPKDRVTGQHQGYGFVEFLSEEDADYAIKIMNMIKLYGKPIRVNKASAHNKNLDVGANIFIGNLDPEIDEQLLYDTFSAFGVILQTPKIMRDPDTGNSKGYAFINFASFDASDAAIEAMNGQYLCNRPITVSYAFKKDSKGERHGSSAERLLAAQNPLSQADRPHQLFADAPPPPSAPNPVVSSLGSGLPPSGMPPPGSFPPPVPPPGALPPGIPPAMPPPPMPPGAGGHGPPSAGTPGSGHPGHGHSHPHPFPPGMSQMQLAHHGSQGLGHPHAGPPGSGGQPPPRPPPGMPHPGPPPMGMLPRGPPFGSPMGHPGLMPPHGMRGPPPLMLPHGYTGPSGPPPYGYQQGPLPPPRPTPRPPVPPRGPLRGPLPQ is encoded by the coding sequence ATGGCTGCCGGGCCGATCTCCGAGTGGAACCATGATGCTACTGTGTACGTGGGGGGCCTGGACGAGAAGGTTAGCGAACCTCGGCTGTGGGAGCTCTTCCTGCAGGCAGGACCGGTGGTCAACACTCACATGCCGAAAGACAGAGTCACTGGCCAGCACCAAGGCTATGGCTTTGTGGAATTCTTGAGTGAAGAAGATGCTGACTATGCCATTAAGATCATGAACATGATCAAACTTTATGGGAAGCCAATACGGGTGAACAAGGCATCAGCTCACAACAAAAACCTGGATGTCGGGGCCAACATTTTCATCGGGAACCTAGACCCGGAGATTGATGAGCAGCTGCTTTACGATACTTTTAGCGCCTTTGGGGTCATCTTACAAACCCCCAAGATCATGCGGGACCCTGACACAGGCAACTCCAAAGGTTATGCCTTTATTAATTTCGCTTCATTTGATGCCTCGGATGCAGCAATTGAGGCCATGAATGGGCAGTACCTCTGTAACCGCCCCATCACCGTGTCTTATGCCTTCAAGAAGGACTCCAAGGGTGAGCGCCATGGCTCCTCAGCTGAACGACTTCTGGCAGCCCAGAACCCGCTCTCCCAGGCCGATCGCCCGCATCAGCTGTTTGCAGATGCACCCCCTCCACCCTCTGCTCCCAACCCTGTGGTATCATCACTGGGATCTGGGCTTCCTCCATCAGGCATGCCTCCTCCTGGCTCTTTCCCACCCCCAGTGCCGCCTCCTGGAGCCCTCCCACCTGGAATACCTCCAGCCATGCCCCCCCCACCAATGCCTCCTGGGGCTGGAGGACATGGCCCTCCATCAGCAGGCACCCCGGGATCTGGACATCCTGGTCATGGGCACTCACATCCTCACCCCTTCCCACCAGGGATGTCTCAGATGCAGCTGGCCCACCATGGCTCTCAAGGCTTAGGACACCCCCATGCTGGGCCCCCAGGCTCTGGGGGACAGCCACCACCACGCCCACCTCCTGGAATGCCTCATCCTGGACCTCCTCCAATGGGCATGCTCCCCAGAGGACCTCCGTTTGGATCTCCCATGGGTCACCCAGGCCTTATGCCTCCACATGGTATGCGAGGACCCCCTCCACTGATGCTGCCTCATGGGTACACTGGTCCCTCAGGGCCCCCGCCCTATGGCTACCAGCAGGGCCCCCTTCCTCCACCCAGACCCACTCCCCGGCCTCCAGTTCCCCCTCGAGGCCCACTTCGGGGCCCTCTTCCTCAATAA